In Mycolicibacter virginiensis, the DNA window TCGACGACGTCGCCGACTGGCTGCAGCGCAATGTGCCGACATCCTGGCAGCCGGGGATCCTGCACGGTGACTATCACGCGGCCAACGTGATGTTCTCCCCCACCGGCCCGGAGGTGGCGGCCATCGTGGACTGGGAGATGTCGACCATCGGGGACCCACTGTTGGACCTGGGCTGGCTGCTGGCCACCTGGCGCCAGGATGACGGGTCCAGCGTGTTCAGCCACACGCTGACCGGCATGGACGGGCTGGCCTCCCCCGATGACCTGGTGCAGCGCTACGCCGCGGGCAGCTCTCGCGATCTGACGCACATCGGGTGGTACACGGTGATGGCCGCCTTCAAGCTGGCCATCGTGATCGAGGGCACCCTGGCACGGGCGTCGGCAGGCATGGCCCAGAAGGAAGTGGGCGATCAGTTGCACGAGGCCGCCGTCTGGCTCTTCGACCGGGCCCAGACCTGGATGGCGAGCGCGAAATGACGGAGCGTATCGACGACATCGACAGGATCGTTGAGGCCGACACACGGCGTCTGGTCGACATCTTCAAAGACCTGCACCGCAACCCCGAGTTGGGCTTTCAGGAAGTGCGCACCGCGCGCACCGCCGCGCAGGCACTGGGCAACCTCGGCTTCACGGTGACCACCGGGATCGGTCGCACCGGCGTGGTGTCGGTGCTGGCCAACGGCCCCGGCCCAGTGGTGATGTACCGGGCCGACATGGACGCGCTGGCAGTCCCCGAGACCACCGGCCTGGACTACGCCAGCAGCAACCCGGCACTGGGGCACATGTGCGGGCACGACGCGCACGTGACCTGGATGTTGGGGTTGGCCAAGGTGCTCGCCGAGACCACCGACTCCTGGGCGGGCACCGCGGTGCTGATCGGACAGCCCGCGGAGGAACTGATCACCGGCGCCCAAGCCATGATCGACGCGGGCCTCTATGACGTCGCCCCCCGACCGGACGCTTTCCTGGCGCTGCACACCGCGCCGGTACCGGTCGGCATGGTCGCCGCGGTCGGCGGAGAACGAATGGCCGGTACCGATCAGCTCGACATCGTGTTCCACGGCGTTGGCGGGCATGGGTCGATGCCCCAGCTGGCCCTCGACCCGGTGCTCATGGCGGCGCAGGCGGTCGTGCAGTTCCAAAGCATCGTCAGCCGGGCCGTCGCCCCCAGCGAGACGGCGGTGCTGACTGTCGGCTCGGTTCAGGCCGGCAGTACCTACAACGTCATCCCGGACCGGGCACTGCTCAAAGTCAATCTGCGCTGGTTCAACCCCGAGGTACGCGAAACGATGCTGGCCCGTATTCGGGCGATCTGCACGGGCATCGCACGCAGCTACGGCATGCCCGAAGACCGGCTGCCGGAGATCACCATGGCCGGTGGCGCCACCCCACTGGTCAACGACACCGCGCTGACCGACCGGGTGGCAACCGCGCTGGGTGATCTGCTCGGCCCGGACAACGTCGTGCGTCAGCTTCCCGCGCTGACCGGCTCAGAGGATTGCCACCTGCTCAAGGGACCGCACGTCGATGTACCGCTGGCATATCTGCTGGTCGGCGTGGCCGATCCACAGGTGTACGCGAAGTCCGCGGAAAAGGGCCAATTGTTCCCCTATACACCGCACTCGCCGGACTATATGGTCGACCTTTCCGCTATCCCGCTCGGAACCAGGATTGCAGCCCGTGCAATGCTTGAATTGCTTACTCCCAGTCGGTTTTAGTACTGATTACACTCCGCCGAGTTTCTGAAACACTTGTGCGGTCCACGAAGACGAGCTAAGGTGTATTGCTGTGGACGATCGTCACAAAGACCCAACCGTCGTGTTGCCCTACCTCGTGGGCAGGCCGCTAGGAGCGACCGAGGTCTACGAGGCATTCGGCTATCGCAAGTCCGCCTATTACAAGGCGGCCCATGAGGGCCGTCTGATCAGCGCGGACAATCTGATCCGAGTCGCCAGGTACTTCGGCCTCAACCCCGTCGACCTGCAGGTACGGTTCGGATTGATCGAGCACGACGCCGTCGCCGAATACCTGGAGTCCTCAGCGCGGCCGCTGCGGCTGGGTGATCTGAAGGCGGATCTGGACAAACCGCCCGTCTAACCGGACCGCCAGGAAGTACCGTCGACGCATGACGTCGGCGTTAATTGGTGCCACCGTGGCGGTGGCGCTATACACCCTGTGGGTACGCCGTGATACGTGGTGGTCGCGGTGGGAGATCGGTATCACCCTGGCGATCGCATTGGAGACGCTCGCGCTCGTACTGATGTCGCCATGGGCAGCCGAAGCCCTTGGCCCGGCGCTGCACCACGTCACCCGGATATGGAACATCCAGCAGCTGGCCGGTCACATCTGCTTCGTCGTCGCCATCGCGGCCAACATCTACCACGTGCTGGCCCGCCTGGCCGACTTCGACCAATTCCGCCCGCTGTTCCGCCTGCACGTGCAGTTCCCCCTACAGGCCGGCGTGGTGGCGATGGTGGCAGTGTTCCTCGTCGCCGACGCCGGCTATCGGCCAGACGGTTTCTCATCGCTTGGGGGCGGCGGCGCCTGGGCGCGCGCATACTGGGTGCTGCTGTCCCTGATGCTGATCTACCTGTCCGGCTACGCGACGCGGGTGCTATCGATGCTGCGATCCGATCCACGCGCCAAAGAGACCGTCGAGCTCTACACGGCCTCCACGGCCTTCGCGGTGGCGGCCATCATGGCGCTGTTGAGCAATGCTTGGTCCAAAGCCGATGTCAGCCCGCTGATTTGGCTGTGCGCATGTATATCCGTGGCGATCTTCGCCTACGGTTCGGCCCGTTCCTGGCAGGCCAAAGCCGCGTGGTTCACCAGCAGTGACCGTCCGGTTGCGCAGCAGAATCCTCCACAAGCCCTGTCGTGAGGGCACCCGATGACGTCCGGAATCATTGTCACCACATTGGCAGTCGTCGCCTATAGCCTCTGGGTTCGCCGCGACACCTGGTGGACGCGCTGGGAGAACGCCGCCACCTTTGCGTTGGCGCTGGAAGCCGGTGCGCTGCTACTGATGTCGCCATGGGCCGGAGCCAAGATCGGCCCGGTGCTGCACAACGGCCTCGGGGTGTGGAACGTTCAACAGCTGATCGGCCACCTGTGCCTGATCGTGGCCGTCACGGCGAACATCTATCACATGCTGGTGCGCCTGGCCGACCCCGATCAAGTGCGGTTCATCATGCGCCGCCAGCTGATGATCCCGATATGGTTGGGCATCGCCGTGATGGTGCCGGCCTACCTGCGCTCCGACCAGGACTACCAGCCTGATGTGTTCGCCGCACCCAGGACCGACGCCTGGATGGAGCTGTACCAGGTGGTCGGCTGTGCGCTGGTGGTCTACCTGAGCGCCTATGTCACCCGGCTGATGCTGACGCTGCGGCACGATCCGCGCGCCAAGCCCACCATCGACCTCTACCTGGTCTCGATGGCATTCGCCACGGCGGCATGCCTGATCGTGGTCGGTTCGACGTGGGTCGACGGTGACAACGCCAGCCCCGGGATCTGGCTCTGCATCTGCTTGGCGGTGGGCACGTTCGCCTACGGGTCCGCGCGATCCTGGCAAGCCAAGAGCGCCTGGTTCACCGCCAACGGCGACGAGTCGGTGATCGGCGCGCAATGACACCTGCGTTCATCCTGGCCACCGTAGCGATGGTCATCTACTGCCTGTGGGTTCGTCGCGACACCTGGTGGTCACGCTGGGAGGCCGGCGCCACCTTTGCCATCGCGATGGAGGGCCTTGCCCTGCTCTTGCTGACACCCTGGGCGGGCGCCGAGCTGGGGCCGACCCTCTACGCCCTGCTGGGGCGGTGGAACGCCCAGCAGGCACTCGGGCTGCTGTGCCTGTTCGCCGGGGTGATCGGAAACATCTACCACATGCTGGTGCGGCTCGCCGATCCCGCACACGTGGGGCCGATCATGCGCAAGCACCTCCTGGTACCGGTGGGCTTGTGCATGACGGTGATGCTGGTGGCGTTCTTCAAAACCGACCGGGGCTTCGAGCCAGACCTGTTCGCCACGCTGTCCGGGGATCACTGGGTGACCGCCTTCGAGGTGACCGGCAGCGCGGTGTTGCTGTACCTGACCGGTTACGTCGCTCGGCTGATGTTGTCGCTGCGGCACGACCACCGGGCCCGGACGACGCTCGTGCTGTACCTGGCGGCAATGACTTTCGCGATGGGGGCCTGCCTGGCCGGGATCATCTCGATCTGTATCGGCCGCGACGCCGGCCCGGCGATCTGGGCCTGCGTCTGTCTCTCGGTGTCGATCTTCGCCTATGGTCTGGCGCGGTCCTGGCAGGCCAAGAGGGCATGGTTCGCACCGAACGCCTCCGCGCGGCGCAGCGATAAACAAAGCGGGCACTCCTAGCCGACGAGGCGTGGCCCCGGTTCGTCAGGCGCCATCGAGTTCAGTCAACGCTCGCCTGAGCGCGGTGGCTTCGTCGGCGCCGACGCGTTCGACAAAGTGAACCAACGCGGCCTCGCGCCCGCCGGAGTCGGCGACCTGATCGAGCGCATACGACATCAGTTCGGCGACCAACTCGGCACGGCCCTGCGTCGGTACATACCGGTGGGCGCGATTGTCACGCCGCTGGACCACCAGGTTCTTCTTCGCAAGTCGTTGCAGCACAGTCATGATCGTGGTGTAGGCCAGGTTTCGCTTCACCGCCACCGACGCGTGGACCTCGCGGACGGTCAACGCCCCCGACGCCGACCACAGGCACTCCATGACCGTGCGTTCGAGATCACCCAACCCAATGCGCGCAGCCACAACCCATAACCTCCCGCGATGATCCGGAACACGACTACATCCCGACAGAAGGTAAGGCTAACCTAATTCAAAGAATTTGGGGTCCGGAGCGGCCACGCCGAGCCACACCCGGCCCATGAAACAGAAAAACCCCGGCAAAAGCCGGGGCAATCTGTCACCGATGAAAAATGTGCGCCCGAAGGGATTCGAACCCCCAACCTTCTGATCCGTAGTCAGATGCTCTATCCGTTGAGCTACGGGCGCCTGTCTTCAGTTGTCGGTCGAGCAAGCCCGGCCGTTGCGGAGGCGAGAG includes these proteins:
- a CDS encoding BlaI/MecI/CopY family transcriptional regulator, which codes for MAARIGLGDLERTVMECLWSASGALTVREVHASVAVKRNLAYTTIMTVLQRLAKKNLVVQRRDNRAHRYVPTQGRAELVAELMSYALDQVADSGGREAALVHFVERVGADEATALRRALTELDGA
- a CDS encoding amidohydrolase, whose amino-acid sequence is MTERIDDIDRIVEADTRRLVDIFKDLHRNPELGFQEVRTARTAAQALGNLGFTVTTGIGRTGVVSVLANGPGPVVMYRADMDALAVPETTGLDYASSNPALGHMCGHDAHVTWMLGLAKVLAETTDSWAGTAVLIGQPAEELITGAQAMIDAGLYDVAPRPDAFLALHTAPVPVGMVAAVGGERMAGTDQLDIVFHGVGGHGSMPQLALDPVLMAAQAVVQFQSIVSRAVAPSETAVLTVGSVQAGSTYNVIPDRALLKVNLRWFNPEVRETMLARIRAICTGIARSYGMPEDRLPEITMAGGATPLVNDTALTDRVATALGDLLGPDNVVRQLPALTGSEDCHLLKGPHVDVPLAYLLVGVADPQVYAKSAEKGQLFPYTPHSPDYMVDLSAIPLGTRIAARAMLELLTPSRF